A window of Candidatus Methylomirabilota bacterium genomic DNA:
GGCCCTGGCCGAGATCCACCTTGGCGAAGAGCGGGTTCATGCTCAGCCGCGTGACGAGCGTCAATCGGCCGCCCCCGGGCATGGCCTCGATGGCATTGCGCACGAGGTTGTGGAAGACCTGCATGATCCGGTCCTCGTCGGCCAGGATGGGCGGCAGGCTCGGGTCATAGCGCCGCACGAAGGTGATGCGGCGAGAGGCAGCTTCTCCTTCCAGGAGCAGGGCCACGCGCTCGATGAGCTGATGGACGTTCAGGGGCACGGGGCGTAACGTGACGGGGCGCCCGACGTCCAGCAGCATCTCGATGATGCTGTTGACCCGGGTCACCTCTTTCAGCAGGACGGCGGTGTACTCGCCCCACCGGGCCTCGTCTCCGAGCTCGCGCTGCATGAGCTGCACGGCACCCCGAATGGCCGAGAGGGGATTGCGGATCTCGTGGGCGAGGCCCATGGCCATCTGCCCTGCCGCGGCCAGGGTCTCCCCGCGGCGCACCTCGGCCTCGAGCTGGCGCAGGCGCGAGATGTCACGCACCACGGCCACGGCTGAGGTCACCGCTCCGCTGCGACCAGCGAGCGGCGCCGTGACCACGCTCACGTGCACGGGGCGGCCATCGAGACCCTCGACCACGGCGGAGGACTCGGAGCGGCTCTCGCCGGTGGACAGCGTATCGGTCAAATGGCGGACAAGGGACGTCTCGGGCGAGAAGACCTCCTTGAGGGTGCGACCGAGCACGCGCCGAGCGGAGCGGCCCAGCAAGTCCTCGGCGGCCGGATTCCACAGAATGACGCGCAGCTCCGTGTCCACGCCCACGAGGGCGTCCGGCAGGCCGCTCACCAACCCTTCGTAGTCGAGCGGATGGGCCATCATCACGCGAGGGCCAGGTCGGGAACGGCGTTCATGGTCAGCGGCGCGCGCTCACCCGCCTCGAGCCGGTCGTGGCCGGCGGCCGCGATCATGGCGGCATTGTCGGTGCAGAGCGGCCGGGAAGGGACGAAGAGCTCCCAGCCCCGCTCGCCGCACTCGTCCTCGAGCGCCTCGCGCAGCGCGGTATTGGCGGCCACGCCGCCCGTGAGGACGATCCGACGGACCCCGAGCCCCTGCCCCGCGCGCACCGTCTTGCGTACGAGCATCTTGACGACGGTGGCCTGAAAGGAGGCGGCAATGTCGGCGATCTGCGAGGGGGACAAGGGCCCGGCACGCCGCACGTGCAGCGACACCGCCGTCTTGATCCCGCTGAAGGAGAAGTCCGGCGCCCCGTCGGTCATCTGGGCGGTGGGGAGACGGAGGGCCGTCGCGTTTCCCTCGCGCGCGACGCGCTCGATGGCGGGACCGCCCGGATAGCCCAGGCCCAGGAGCTTGGCGACCTTGTCGAAAGCTTCCCCCGCGGCATCATCGCGCGTGCGGCCGATGCGCGCATAGCGCCGCGGCTCCCGGGCGAGATAGAGGGCGGTGTGGCCGCCCGAGACGACGAGAGCGAGGAAGGGGTAGTCGGGCACCTGCGCCTCGAGGAAGGCGGCGTAGATATGTCCTTCGAGGTGGTTGACCCCACATAGGGGGGCGCCGTGCACCCAGGCCAGCGCCTTGGCGGTCTGCACCCCGACGAGCAGCGAGCCCACGAGCCCGGGCCCCTGGGTCACGGCGATGCCGTCGAGGTCGCGCAGGGTCATGCCGGCGGCGGCGAGGGCCCGGCGAATCACGGGCACGATGACTTCGAGGTGTCGCCGGGAGGCGAGCTCCGGCACCACGCCGCCATAGGGCGCGTGGATGTCGTCCTGGGAGGCGACAACGCTCCCGAGCACTTTGCGCCCGCCGTCGAGCACGGCAGCCGCTGTCTCGTCGCAGGACGTCTCGATTCCCAGCACGATCATGATTTAGCTCTCGCCTCGCCGATCATTCACTCAGCCCTCACCTCGCGGCTTCGCCGCTCAGCTCGAACGGCCACGCCTGCGGATCCTACTCAGCTCT
This region includes:
- a CDS encoding ATP-binding protein; the protein is MMAHPLDYEGLVSGLPDALVGVDTELRVILWNPAAEDLLGRSARRVLGRTLKEVFSPETSLVRHLTDTLSTGESRSESSAVVEGLDGRPVHVSVVTAPLAGRSGAVTSAVAVVRDISRLRQLEAEVRRGETLAAAGQMAMGLAHEIRNPLSAIRGAVQLMQRELGDEARWGEYTAVLLKEVTRVNSIIEMLLDVGRPVTLRPVPLNVHQLIERVALLLEGEAASRRITFVRRYDPSLPPILADEDRIMQVFHNLVRNAIEAMPGGGRLTLVTRLSMNPLFAKVDLGQGQRSMAEIQIADEGAGISEATRAKLFTPFFTTKERGLGLGLALCHRIVDEHRGAMQVTSEPGKGTAMSCFLPIAR
- the tsaD gene encoding tRNA (adenosine(37)-N6)-threonylcarbamoyltransferase complex transferase subunit TsaD, translating into MIVLGIETSCDETAAAVLDGGRKVLGSVVASQDDIHAPYGGVVPELASRRHLEVIVPVIRRALAAAGMTLRDLDGIAVTQGPGLVGSLLVGVQTAKALAWVHGAPLCGVNHLEGHIYAAFLEAQVPDYPFLALVVSGGHTALYLAREPRRYARIGRTRDDAAGEAFDKVAKLLGLGYPGGPAIERVAREGNATALRLPTAQMTDGAPDFSFSGIKTAVSLHVRRAGPLSPSQIADIAASFQATVVKMLVRKTVRAGQGLGVRRIVLTGGVAANTALREALEDECGERGWELFVPSRPLCTDNAAMIAAAGHDRLEAGERAPLTMNAVPDLALA